In Alkalihalobacterium alkalinitrilicum, a genomic segment contains:
- a CDS encoding alpha/beta fold hydrolase, protein MEKTYHEIVETKLVDGVKVHYEYYYHENHLNRPVIVLIHGFVSSTYSFRYLIPLLVKHYPVLAVDLPGFGQSEKSTSFVYSFHNYAQLIFTILTMLKIDRVVPVGHSMGGQVGLYMAKLKPILVEKVVLLSSSGYLKRAKWKFRYASYIPLAPHMVKRWFVKRNYKDALTYVVYNKTIVNDDTVSEYAKAFEDDQFFHSLIRILRHREGDLSADELNEIKQPVLILWGKYDKVIPTQIGKRLQLDIPNAKIFIFDETGHLVTEERPKESAEQIIEFLDGLRADPSSKI, encoded by the coding sequence ATGGAAAAAACGTATCATGAAATAGTGGAAACAAAGTTAGTAGACGGTGTAAAAGTTCACTATGAATATTACTATCATGAAAATCATTTAAATCGGCCAGTTATCGTTCTTATCCATGGATTTGTTTCATCAACTTATAGTTTTCGGTATTTGATTCCTTTATTAGTCAAACATTATCCAGTGCTTGCGGTAGACTTACCTGGCTTTGGTCAAAGTGAAAAATCGACTTCCTTTGTTTATTCTTTTCATAATTATGCACAATTAATTTTCACAATCCTCACAATGTTAAAAATTGATAGAGTTGTACCTGTAGGTCATTCTATGGGGGGGCAAGTTGGCCTTTATATGGCTAAATTGAAACCAATTCTTGTTGAGAAAGTGGTCTTGCTCTCTAGTTCAGGCTATTTAAAGCGAGCAAAATGGAAGTTTCGCTATGCTTCTTACATTCCTTTAGCTCCGCATATGGTGAAACGGTGGTTTGTGAAACGAAATTATAAAGATGCCTTAACTTATGTAGTCTATAATAAAACAATTGTTAATGATGATACTGTGAGTGAATATGCGAAAGCATTTGAAGATGATCAATTTTTTCATTCTTTAATTCGGATCCTCCGCCATCGTGAAGGTGATTTATCCGCCGACGAGTTAAATGAAATCAAACAACCTGTACTAATATTGTGGGGAAAATATGACAAAGTAATTCCTACTCAAATTGGTAAAAGGTTGCAATTAGACATTCCTAACGCAAAAATTTTTATTTTTGATGAAACAGGTCATTTAGTAACAGAGGAGCGTCCAAAAGAATCAGCTGAACAAATTATCGAATTTTTAGATGGACTCAGAGCGGATCCAAGTTCAAAAATATAG
- a CDS encoding EAL domain-containing protein — protein sequence MDALDVIMNKDKIIPYFQPIVSADTQLVIGYEVLARIELEDGVKSLGWFFKDHTIPDEYRQEVDEYVCNHALEKFLALEREAKLFINVDMNDILANDGERLIKNLKSFESKGLLLSNIVIEFTEQDFNGDFSLLKHFITYIQSLGIQLAIDDVGKVGSNLDRIALLKPNIVKVDLEFLEGDAFPQLYRDVLYSLSLLTRKIGATLMFEGVGSFNQLNYAWRNGGRYYQGFYLSRPKPTFQEVDFCKDSLKKEFHHFIHYERKKIEAQLVLTEKLGQLLKNSLKKLKSFYNYDDVVMHISKELNEVSFRIYICDHDGYQQSGNAVKGENNLWRLEEGSRYKNWSWRPYFLENIVRMNYERKGLLSDLYTDIEKDEMIRTYSFPINDQLYLFVDIPYNYLFEQDGLI from the coding sequence TTGGATGCATTAGATGTCATTATGAATAAAGATAAAATTATTCCCTATTTTCAGCCAATTGTTAGTGCGGATACACAACTTGTTATTGGTTACGAGGTGTTAGCTCGTATTGAGTTAGAGGATGGCGTAAAGAGCTTAGGGTGGTTTTTTAAAGATCACACCATTCCAGATGAATATCGGCAAGAGGTAGATGAATATGTATGCAATCATGCACTGGAGAAGTTCCTAGCACTTGAGAGAGAGGCTAAGCTTTTTATTAATGTCGATATGAATGATATTTTAGCTAATGATGGTGAACGGCTAATCAAAAATTTAAAATCGTTTGAAAGTAAAGGACTTCTGCTTTCAAATATTGTTATTGAATTTACGGAGCAAGACTTCAATGGCGATTTTTCGTTGTTAAAACATTTCATAACTTATATCCAAAGCCTAGGAATCCAACTAGCGATTGATGATGTTGGGAAAGTAGGTAGTAACTTAGATCGGATTGCTCTATTAAAGCCGAATATTGTAAAAGTAGATTTAGAGTTTCTAGAGGGGGATGCCTTTCCTCAGTTATATAGAGATGTACTTTATTCTTTGTCACTTCTTACAAGAAAAATAGGAGCTACTTTAATGTTTGAAGGCGTCGGTAGTTTCAATCAATTGAATTACGCATGGCGAAATGGTGGTCGGTATTATCAAGGGTTTTACCTTTCAAGACCGAAACCGACGTTTCAAGAAGTTGATTTTTGTAAAGACTCATTAAAAAAAGAATTCCATCATTTTATTCATTATGAACGTAAAAAGATTGAGGCGCAGTTAGTATTAACTGAAAAATTAGGACAGTTATTAAAAAATTCGTTAAAAAAATTGAAATCATTTTACAACTATGATGATGTGGTCATGCACATTTCCAAAGAATTAAACGAAGTATCTTTTCGAATATATATTTGTGATCATGACGGTTATCAGCAATCAGGAAATGCGGTTAAAGGTGAAAATAACCTATGGAGATTAGAAGAGGGCAGCAGGTATAAGAACTGGAGTTGGCGGCCGTACTTTTTAGAAAATATCGTTCGTATGAACTATGAACGTAAAGGTTTATTATCCGATCTCTATACAGATATTGAAAAAGATGAAATGATAAGAACGTATTCATTTCCAATAAATGACCAACTATATTTATTTGTCGATATTCCATACAATTACTTGTTTGAACAAGATGGTTTAATTTAA
- a CDS encoding MFS transporter, which translates to MIPNQSVFKLMAYLFFAYAIMNIVMSYMPIYFTYQGISARELGILLAVGPLASIFAQPFWGYMSDKFKSIKRILLIVVVGTLATALVLFQMNNFTGYTIMMFVLFLFLAPVTALGDSLSQKTALQHKVNFGRIRMWGSLGFAVASLLAGYYLTFVGIQFIMYPILFMTIFALLFAFLLHDVKTTNKPVTILHAVKLGANPRLFAFLLIIVFVSITHRANDTYLGIFITELGGRESIIGWAWFIGVVSEALVFFATALWFRKFKPITFLMISAILYSIRWFLMGAATTPETLLVLQALHGVTFGIFYIAAFQIVSKLVPEELQATGHVLFITTFFGISGIIGAFVGGLIIQSTGVAQLYSYLGFLSLIGCIGLLIYKFITEHRFGNAIEYSKS; encoded by the coding sequence ATGATACCAAATCAATCTGTATTTAAGCTCATGGCTTATTTATTTTTTGCGTATGCAATAATGAACATTGTTATGAGTTATATGCCTATATACTTTACGTATCAAGGGATTAGTGCGAGAGAGCTTGGTATTCTTTTAGCAGTAGGACCGCTCGCTTCTATTTTCGCACAACCGTTTTGGGGTTATATGAGTGATAAATTTAAATCAATTAAACGGATTTTACTTATCGTCGTTGTGGGGACGTTAGCTACTGCACTTGTCTTATTTCAAATGAATAACTTTACTGGATATACGATCATGATGTTCGTATTATTTTTATTTTTAGCGCCAGTCACAGCATTAGGGGACAGTCTTTCGCAAAAAACAGCTCTTCAACACAAAGTGAATTTTGGACGAATTCGGATGTGGGGCTCGCTAGGCTTTGCGGTTGCTTCATTATTAGCAGGTTACTACTTGACCTTTGTCGGGATCCAATTCATTATGTATCCAATTTTATTCATGACAATATTTGCGTTATTATTTGCGTTTTTACTTCATGATGTTAAAACGACGAATAAGCCTGTAACGATATTACATGCAGTAAAATTAGGGGCGAATCCACGTCTGTTTGCATTTTTATTAATTATTGTTTTTGTTTCAATTACCCATCGAGCAAATGATACGTATCTTGGTATTTTTATTACTGAACTAGGTGGAAGAGAATCAATAATTGGCTGGGCTTGGTTTATTGGTGTTGTTTCTGAGGCGCTCGTTTTCTTTGCTACGGCATTGTGGTTTAGGAAGTTTAAGCCAATTACGTTCTTGATGATTTCAGCTATTTTATATAGTATACGGTGGTTTTTGATGGGGGCTGCGACGACACCAGAAACACTTCTTGTATTACAAGCATTGCATGGAGTAACCTTCGGAATTTTTTACATTGCAGCTTTTCAAATTGTTTCTAAGCTTGTACCTGAAGAATTGCAAGCGACAGGCCACGTATTATTCATTACGACGTTTTTTGGAATATCAGGTATCATCGGTGCCTTTGTAGGTGGTTTAATTATTCAAAGCACTGGTGTCGCACAGCTATATAGTTATTTGGGCTTTTTATCGCTTATTGGATGTATCGGCTTACTAATTTATAAGTTTATAACAGAACATCGCTTTGGAAATGCGATAGAATATTCGAAATCATAG
- a CDS encoding dynamin family protein produces MQLPTSLQDENVFINSMELVQVLHGIKRTLENDDYKNSKIDEITEKIEGQQYGIAFCGHFSAGKSTLINDLLGEYLLPASPIPTSANVVKMMSGLPRIIVEFATSTKQSINGMYDHEVIQQYCKDGDNVTKLTIYSDQHGLPKDLFILDTPGIDSTDDAHKLAAESALHIADIVVYMMDFNHVQSEMNYTFLKEMNRRYKKLIIVVNQIDKHQRAEMSFEEFKTHTIQSIENEKITFEAIFFTSAVNRLYPNNELNKLKSYLEQVIAKRQQLLPVSVWKEVFFLLTEYEQWLRSSYKSRYTQFQELLSPYHIYDESFLRAELEQMKMATKPHSEVIEECEETFLLQFNTLLNNANLMPYHTRNLARDFLEAEQIGYKVRGLFTAKKTKMERERRREALFRELNDNAVTYIDIHLKDMFFKLLKNYQIRDNNLIQAVHKFAGQLQLDVIVKSQKKGALYTHEYVLNFSKTLMEEVKLHYRKKANELLGLTIETLNKTLLHQTKEKIRKRDDLERKMAACVGIREMNEEIETKVRKIVEKLEAIVDHSGTNSVYENSLISFKFKERSETKEQKRKCINLSELGSERVDVKSLHFKDEKERRLRAAVHIENMGKIIEKLPSMKRIGENFFQQSKRLKEKKFTIALFGAFSAGKSSFANALVGANVLPVSPHPTTATINRILPPTDEDPHGTIYVFYKKEELVLSEVNEVLRIVNKSIASLDELKLLFEEREKKRKEVEESDDEEKNEDEQADLFELLNPNQLQYLTFIMEGYHEMNERFGKSVSVSNDKYKKLVATERFAACIERIDVFYDSLIARQGITLVDTPGANSSHARHTELAFNFIKHADALVFVTYYNHAFSRSDKEFLIQLGRVKNCFETDKMYFIINAADLAQSQEEMKLVTSHVEKNLLQCGIRFPQIYPVSSQLALLAKVEKQRPLTKDEKEQYKMFLQDDKERKGYEYSGIAAFDASFYSYIITELTNVAIRAADEDIIQLSHTLKKWYEDANKGEASKRLQRDTLRQVIATKKAEIISESFGVEEQFVRQEIQELFYYVKQRVFYRYFDEFKELINPTNFTNEANFSQQLRLGVHGVLQFLSHDLLQELRATTFRLEVYIKKCLNDIEMHIVGHILKEDDFSLLRYEMTPLEEVKFQSFSPIQVSDFDEEMKEYVDIKTFFIDKGHQRLRDKVEERLRSPVDEYLQTFRDDLEEIALNWFQAEVAALKSHHISELEQYEQEIERVLSDQTQSILIDKVISEVGKEHRQLTTYVE; encoded by the coding sequence GTGCAACTACCAACTTCTCTTCAAGATGAAAATGTATTTATTAATAGTATGGAATTGGTGCAAGTCTTACATGGAATTAAACGAACGTTAGAGAACGATGACTATAAAAATAGTAAGATAGATGAAATCACAGAAAAAATAGAAGGACAACAGTACGGGATTGCGTTTTGTGGTCATTTCTCAGCTGGGAAGTCTACACTTATTAATGATTTACTCGGTGAATATCTCTTACCTGCGAGTCCTATTCCAACAAGTGCTAATGTTGTAAAAATGATGAGTGGTTTACCAAGGATCATTGTTGAGTTTGCTACTTCAACAAAGCAGTCAATCAATGGTATGTATGATCATGAAGTCATTCAACAATATTGCAAAGATGGCGATAATGTAACGAAATTGACGATTTATAGTGATCAGCACGGACTACCTAAAGATTTATTTATCTTGGATACTCCAGGAATTGACTCTACAGATGACGCACATAAATTGGCAGCTGAATCAGCATTACATATTGCAGATATAGTAGTCTATATGATGGATTTCAACCATGTCCAATCGGAAATGAATTATACATTTCTCAAGGAAATGAATCGACGGTATAAAAAGCTTATTATAGTAGTGAATCAAATTGATAAACATCAAAGGGCAGAAATGAGTTTTGAGGAATTTAAAACTCATACGATACAGTCCATTGAAAATGAAAAAATTACGTTTGAAGCGATATTTTTTACATCGGCAGTTAATCGATTGTATCCGAACAATGAGTTGAATAAATTGAAAAGCTACTTAGAACAGGTAATTGCTAAGCGCCAGCAACTATTACCCGTTAGTGTATGGAAAGAAGTATTTTTCCTTTTGACAGAATATGAACAATGGCTGAGAAGTTCATATAAGAGTCGCTACACTCAATTTCAAGAATTGTTATCACCGTATCATATATACGATGAATCTTTCTTGCGAGCTGAATTAGAACAAATGAAAATGGCAACAAAGCCGCATTCAGAAGTCATTGAAGAATGCGAAGAGACATTCTTACTTCAGTTCAATACACTACTTAACAACGCTAATTTAATGCCATATCATACACGGAATTTAGCAAGGGATTTTCTAGAAGCTGAACAAATCGGCTATAAAGTTAGAGGATTATTTACTGCGAAAAAGACGAAGATGGAAAGAGAAAGAAGACGCGAAGCCCTATTTCGTGAGCTTAACGATAATGCAGTAACATATATTGATATTCATTTAAAAGATATGTTTTTTAAACTATTAAAAAACTATCAAATAAGAGATAACAATCTTATCCAAGCAGTCCATAAATTTGCAGGTCAATTACAATTAGATGTTATCGTAAAGTCACAGAAAAAAGGTGCGTTATATACTCACGAATATGTACTAAACTTCTCGAAAACATTAATGGAAGAAGTGAAACTTCATTACCGAAAGAAAGCGAATGAACTGCTAGGACTAACAATAGAAACGTTAAATAAAACGCTACTCCATCAAACGAAAGAGAAGATTAGGAAACGGGATGACTTAGAGAGAAAGATGGCAGCATGTGTTGGTATTCGCGAAATGAATGAAGAGATAGAAACTAAAGTTCGTAAAATAGTAGAAAAATTAGAAGCAATTGTGGATCACAGTGGAACTAATTCAGTATATGAAAACTCTTTAATTTCTTTTAAATTTAAGGAAAGATCCGAAACGAAAGAACAAAAAAGAAAATGTATCAATTTAAGTGAGTTAGGCAGTGAGAGAGTCGATGTTAAGTCCCTTCATTTCAAGGATGAAAAAGAACGCAGATTGCGTGCTGCAGTCCATATTGAAAACATGGGTAAGATTATTGAAAAACTTCCGAGTATGAAAAGAATAGGAGAAAACTTCTTCCAACAGAGCAAAAGGCTAAAAGAGAAGAAATTTACGATTGCTTTATTTGGAGCCTTTAGTGCAGGAAAGTCTTCATTTGCAAATGCTTTAGTTGGAGCTAATGTTCTTCCCGTATCGCCACATCCAACTACGGCGACAATTAATCGAATTTTACCACCGACAGATGAGGACCCGCATGGGACAATCTACGTTTTTTATAAGAAAGAAGAACTCGTTTTATCTGAAGTTAATGAAGTTTTACGGATTGTAAATAAGTCGATTGCGTCGCTAGATGAGTTGAAATTACTGTTTGAAGAACGAGAAAAGAAACGAAAAGAAGTTGAAGAAAGTGATGATGAAGAAAAAAATGAAGACGAGCAAGCGGATTTATTTGAGCTACTTAATCCAAATCAATTGCAATATTTAACGTTTATTATGGAAGGCTACCATGAGATGAACGAGCGATTTGGTAAGAGCGTTTCAGTTTCAAACGATAAATATAAAAAACTAGTCGCAACTGAGCGGTTTGCGGCATGTATTGAACGCATTGATGTATTTTACGATTCACTAATCGCTAGGCAAGGAATTACTCTTGTCGATACGCCAGGGGCAAATTCGAGCCATGCGAGACATACAGAACTTGCTTTTAATTTTATTAAGCATGCGGATGCGCTTGTTTTTGTGACGTATTATAATCATGCATTTTCTAGGAGTGACAAGGAATTTCTCATTCAATTAGGGAGAGTCAAAAATTGTTTCGAAACAGATAAAATGTATTTTATTATTAATGCAGCAGATTTAGCACAAAGCCAAGAAGAGATGAAGCTTGTAACCTCTCATGTTGAGAAAAACTTACTACAATGTGGGATCCGTTTTCCACAAATCTATCCTGTTTCAAGTCAACTCGCGCTCCTTGCAAAAGTGGAAAAGCAGCGCCCACTAACCAAGGATGAAAAAGAGCAATATAAGATGTTTCTCCAAGATGACAAAGAGAGAAAAGGATACGAATATTCAGGAATAGCAGCTTTCGATGCTTCATTTTATTCTTATATTATAACAGAGTTAACCAATGTAGCGATTCGAGCAGCAGATGAAGATATCATTCAACTGAGTCATACATTAAAAAAATGGTATGAAGATGCAAACAAAGGTGAGGCATCGAAGCGACTACAACGAGATACGTTACGACAAGTGATTGCAACAAAAAAAGCAGAAATTATTTCGGAAAGTTTCGGAGTGGAAGAACAATTCGTTCGTCAAGAAATCCAAGAGTTATTTTACTATGTAAAACAAAGAGTATTTTATCGCTATTTTGATGAATTCAAAGAATTGATTAACCCTACCAATTTCACGAATGAGGCTAATTTTAGTCAGCAGTTGCGTCTAGGAGTTCATGGTGTTCTCCAATTTTTATCACACGACTTACTTCAAGAGTTACGAGCGACAACTTTCCGGCTGGAAGTGTATATCAAAAAATGTTTAAATGATATCGAAATGCATATCGTTGGCCATATACTAAAAGAAGATGATTTCTCACTATTACGGTATGAGATGACGCCGCTTGAAGAAGTGAAGTTTCAATCCTTTTCTCCTATTCAAGTATCCGACTTTGACGAAGAAATGAAAGAATATGTTGATATTAAAACGTTTTTCATTGATAAGGGTCATCAACGATTACGTGATAAGGTGGAAGAACGATTAAGGTCCCCTGTTGACGAATATTTACAAACGTTTAGAGATGATTTAGAAGAGATCGCGCTAAATTGGTTCCAAGCTGAAGTAGCAGCATTAAAATCTCATCATATTTCAGAGCTTGAACAGTATGAACAAGAAATAGAGCGGGTATTATCCGACCAAACACAGTCTATATTAATCGACAAAGTAATTAGTGAGGTTGGGAAAGAGCATCGTCAACTCACTACATATGTGGAGTGA
- a CDS encoding iron-sulfur cluster biosynthesis family protein, translating into MEVIITDSAYSRLVSEFEQEAIELRVLAIDTYECSTMLEFQLALDERRIEDTVITCKKVNVLLDQKAIEEIGHYLKVDYYANQGYRLINSAQTLAYGLRIKKNNV; encoded by the coding sequence ATGGAAGTAATTATAACCGATAGTGCCTATTCACGATTGGTATCAGAGTTTGAACAAGAAGCGATTGAATTACGAGTTCTAGCAATTGATACATACGAATGCAGTACGATGTTAGAATTTCAACTTGCTCTAGATGAGCGAAGAATAGAGGATACAGTCATTACATGTAAAAAAGTTAACGTTTTACTTGACCAAAAAGCAATAGAGGAGATCGGTCACTATTTAAAGGTTGATTACTATGCAAATCAAGGCTATCGTCTCATTAATTCAGCACAAACATTAGCCTACGGATTACGAATAAAAAAGAATAATGTGTAA
- a CDS encoding YppG family protein: protein MNFYNETPFMMQNYPYYQQPNYYQNQYQSGYHPHEMYSYPNPNHNLPYQQNWPPNYPVNNRPNFYGTQHPYGQQGPGFLNAFKGPNGNFDIAKTFQTVDQVVKTVNQISPIVKSVSSMFTTATKV from the coding sequence TTGAATTTCTATAATGAAACACCATTTATGATGCAAAACTATCCATACTACCAGCAACCAAATTATTACCAAAATCAATACCAAAGTGGTTATCATCCACATGAGATGTACTCTTATCCGAACCCGAATCATAACTTACCTTATCAACAAAATTGGCCACCCAATTACCCAGTTAATAACCGTCCGAACTTTTATGGAACGCAACATCCTTATGGTCAGCAAGGTCCTGGATTCCTTAATGCCTTTAAAGGACCAAATGGAAACTTTGATATTGCAAAAACATTTCAAACCGTTGACCAAGTTGTTAAAACGGTAAACCAAATTTCACCTATTGTTAAATCTGTAAGTTCAATGTTCACAACAGCCACAAAAGTTTAA
- a CDS encoding Hsp20/alpha crystallin family protein yields the protein MNDKKKEPQLPDVIKKSYNDFLKSIDSFFYDAFQNLHNNGMFHPQIPVQTYETDSDFIIEAQLPGVKKDQIILDVYQSHIKIGVKEEEFIEEKNEVDHYVSQQYSSQVKERVISLPFPVTQKDVKAKYQNGLLTIKVPNRRHVIDIE from the coding sequence ATGAATGATAAGAAAAAGGAACCTCAATTACCTGATGTTATTAAAAAATCTTATAATGATTTCTTAAAATCCATCGATTCGTTTTTTTATGATGCGTTCCAAAATCTTCATAATAATGGCATGTTCCACCCGCAAATTCCAGTTCAAACATACGAAACGGACTCTGATTTTATTATCGAAGCTCAATTACCCGGTGTTAAAAAAGATCAAATCATCTTAGATGTATATCAAAGTCACATCAAAATCGGTGTAAAAGAAGAGGAATTTATTGAAGAAAAAAACGAGGTAGACCACTACGTTTCACAACAATACTCTTCTCAAGTCAAAGAGCGCGTCATCTCACTGCCATTTCCTGTCACTCAAAAAGATGTAAAAGCAAAATACCAAAACGGACTTTTAACAATAAAAGTTCCAAACCGTCGTCATGTCATTGACATTGAATAA
- a CDS encoding dipeptidase, with product MKIFDAHCDALLKLWENPQRNFTNANEIDANYERLVAGNVKVQCFALFAEPDLTIEEKYQSILKQVELFQSEILSKHNKMKHIKDWRDVARLKEDEIGAVLTLEGVDCIGDNLTKLNIFYQLGVKSIGLTWNQANLCADGVGEPRGAGLTLLGKQFVQNNNANLVWTDVAHLSEKGFWEVIELADYPVATHCNARALCDHVRNLTDEQLLAIVNKGGWIGLVWHPIFLTGTEHATISDCIRHIDHLCSLGVKNHICFGSDFDGISVYVNGLENASKYPYFINELLKHFSEDDVKLFAYGNFETYIQRLT from the coding sequence ATGAAGATTTTTGATGCTCATTGTGATGCACTACTAAAGCTTTGGGAAAATCCTCAACGAAATTTTACGAACGCTAATGAAATCGATGCTAATTATGAGCGACTAGTTGCTGGAAACGTCAAAGTTCAATGTTTTGCACTATTTGCAGAACCAGACTTAACGATAGAAGAGAAATATCAATCAATTTTAAAACAAGTGGAATTGTTCCAATCGGAGATCCTAAGTAAACACAATAAGATGAAACATATCAAAGATTGGAGAGATGTCGCTAGATTGAAAGAAGATGAGATTGGTGCTGTTCTTACACTTGAAGGTGTTGACTGTATCGGTGATAATTTAACGAAACTAAATATTTTCTATCAACTAGGTGTGAAATCGATAGGGCTAACTTGGAACCAAGCTAATTTATGTGCAGATGGAGTAGGTGAACCGCGAGGAGCGGGGCTTACCTTGTTAGGAAAACAATTTGTTCAAAATAACAATGCCAATTTGGTTTGGACCGATGTCGCTCATCTTAGTGAAAAGGGGTTTTGGGAAGTTATAGAACTGGCAGATTATCCTGTTGCGACACATTGTAATGCTCGGGCATTGTGCGATCATGTTAGAAATTTAACAGATGAACAACTTTTAGCAATAGTAAATAAGGGGGGCTGGATTGGTCTAGTATGGCACCCCATTTTTTTAACAGGAACGGAACATGCGACCATTTCTGATTGCATACGACATATCGATCATTTGTGCTCTCTCGGTGTAAAAAATCATATTTGTTTCGGTTCAGACTTTGATGGTATTTCTGTCTATGTCAATGGCTTAGAAAACGCCAGTAAGTATCCATATTTTATTAATGAACTTTTAAAACATTTTTCAGAAGATGATGTAAAACTTTTCGCTTACGGAAATTTTGAAACATATATTCAGCGTTTAACATAA
- a CDS encoding ABC transporter ATP-binding protein, with amino-acid sequence MCEIIKLDEILLKKWDKTIINNLSWQVKKGEHWALLGLNGSGKTSLLKIITGYEWPSTGKVSVLGNTYGTCNLQEVRKKIGWVSTALDDRFQTRTNDTVLEVILSGKMASIGLYEDVTPEEIDHAEQIAQRFNILHLINEPIGILSQGEKRKTFLARAWMGNPDLLILDEPCNGLDVYSRESLLETIEELSSLDDGPTIIYVSHHIEEMVRGITNALILKEGQVVDKGKKEEVITARNLEAAFNLPLKLSWEGGRAWIAIKGGRLINN; translated from the coding sequence ATGTGCGAAATTATTAAATTAGATGAAATTCTATTAAAAAAGTGGGACAAAACAATTATCAATAATTTAAGTTGGCAAGTTAAAAAAGGTGAACATTGGGCGCTGCTAGGATTAAACGGGTCTGGGAAGACATCTCTGTTAAAAATTATTACTGGTTACGAGTGGCCCTCTACGGGGAAGGTGTCTGTGCTTGGGAATACATATGGAACTTGTAATTTACAGGAAGTCCGTAAGAAAATTGGTTGGGTCAGTACCGCACTGGATGACCGGTTTCAAACAAGGACGAATGATACAGTACTTGAAGTGATCTTAAGTGGAAAAATGGCCTCTATAGGATTGTATGAAGATGTCACCCCTGAAGAAATTGATCATGCAGAACAAATTGCTCAACGATTTAACATATTACATTTAATCAACGAACCGATTGGAATATTATCTCAAGGTGAAAAACGAAAGACGTTTCTGGCACGTGCTTGGATGGGAAACCCTGATTTGTTAATTTTAGACGAACCTTGTAATGGTTTAGACGTATATTCAAGAGAAAGTTTATTAGAGACGATTGAAGAGTTATCGAGTCTTGATGATGGACCAACTATTATTTATGTTTCGCATCACATTGAAGAGATGGTGCGAGGGATTACTAATGCCTTAATATTAAAAGAAGGGCAAGTAGTGGACAAAGGAAAAAAAGAGGAAGTTATTACAGCTAGAAATTTAGAAGCGGCCTTTAATCTACCTTTAAAATTATCATGGGAAGGTGGTAGGGCGTGGATTGCGATTAAAGGTGGTCGGCTAATTAATAATTGA